In Alphaproteobacteria bacterium, the DNA window AACCGCCGGCACGGTAGGCGAACAAATGCTGTACGAGATCGGCAATCCCCAGGCCTATATGCTGCCGGACGTAGTCTGTGATTTCTCGGGCGTGACCTTGCAGCAGGTAGAAGACGACAGGGTGCGGGTCGCGGGCGCAACGGGCCTCCCAGCACCCGACACCTACAAGGTCTCGGCCACCTATGCCGACGGCTTTCGCGCCGGCGCGGTGTGGTTCTTCTACGGCGAGGACGCCGGCGCCAAGGCGCGTAGTTTTGCCGACGCTGCGATCAAGCGGGCCCGGCGCAAACTGCGCGGTGCGAACGCGGCCGATTTCGACGAGACCCTTATCGAGGTGATCGGCGACGAGAGCCATTACGGCGACGAGGCCAAGGTTGCGGGCTCGCGCGAAGTAGCGGTCAAGATCGGCGCTCGTCACCGCGACGCAGGCGCCTGCGCCATACTTCTGAAGGAAATCACGGGCCTCGGCCTGTCAGCGCCACCGGGGCTCTCGGGTTTTGCCGGCGCTCGCTCGCGACCCTCGCCGGTAGTGCGGCTTTTCTCCATGTTAGTGCCGAAGGCAGACGTACCCCTGTCGCTCGCTATCGACGGTAGGACCATGGCGCTCGAGGTGGAGAGCGGCACACCGTTCGACAAAGCGAGTGTGGCGCGGCCCTCGCCACCCACCTGTGGCGAGGCGGACGATTTTGTTGTGGTGCCGCTCATCAAACTCGCCTACGCTCGCTCGGGCGACAAGGGTGACAAGGCTAATATCGGTGTGCTGCCTCGCAAGCTGGACTATGCGCCCTGGATCTGGGCGGCACTAACCGAAGAGGAAGTCTCGCACCGCTTCGCCCATTTTCTCGAAGGCAGCGTGCGGCGCTGGTACCTACCCGGTACTGGTGCTATCAACTTTCTGCTCGATGATGTTCTCGGTGGCGGTGGTATCGCGTCGCTCCGCAATGATCCTCAAGCGAAGGGCTACTCACAAATTCTTCTGCAGACGCCAATCCCCGTGCCGCGCGCGTTGGTCGAAGAGACGTAGGCACTAGCAGTATAATCG includes these proteins:
- a CDS encoding DUF1446 domain-containing protein, whose protein sequence is MKTIRIGGASGYWGESDMAVPQLLETCALDVIVFDYLAEITMSILSRARLKDPAKGYAIDFVDDAMQPHLPEIARQGVKIISNAGGVNPQACAEAVRALLQKQGLDLSVAVVLGDDIADRAGELAAEGRTDMFSGATFPDPESLASINAYLGAFPIAAALAQGADIVITGRCVDSAVTLGACIHAFGWAREDYDRLAAGSLAGHILECGPQATGGNHTDWQSVADSLADIGYPIVGIAEDGSFEVTKPAGSGGAVTAGTVGEQMLYEIGNPQAYMLPDVVCDFSGVTLQQVEDDRVRVAGATGLPAPDTYKVSATYADGFRAGAVWFFYGEDAGAKARSFADAAIKRARRKLRGANAADFDETLIEVIGDESHYGDEAKVAGSREVAVKIGARHRDAGACAILLKEITGLGLSAPPGLSGFAGARSRPSPVVRLFSMLVPKADVPLSLAIDGRTMALEVESGTPFDKASVARPSPPTCGEADDFVVVPLIKLAYARSGDKGDKANIGVLPRKLDYAPWIWAALTEEEVSHRFAHFLEGSVRRWYLPGTGAINFLLDDVLGGGGIASLRNDPQAKGYSQILLQTPIPVPRALVEET